One window of Quercus robur chromosome 5, dhQueRobu3.1, whole genome shotgun sequence genomic DNA carries:
- the LOC126725656 gene encoding uncharacterized protein LOC126725656, protein MYGRKACQLVKELASGEKGQLTPYNSDLFDQVIAECSQHHLELQSLIRKMQEEGLDVQTTRNADHYGALIHHLSLVRNKRCLMAYMYNRAEIIRSLIWKVGPVLPQQIQEKLSHTEEEYFKKHSGALQSYMSRLDLDLTVDMVPPKDPYIQVRVLDDIGVVLSDDKTTNFARHSMHFLKRTDAEQFISRGLMEELTS, encoded by the exons ATGTATGGGAGAAAGGCATGCCAGCTGGTGAAAGAACTTGCAAGTGGTGAAAAGGGGCAGCTCACTCCTTACAAT AGCGACCTATTTGATCAAGTGATTGCAGAATGTAGTCAGCATCACCTCGAGCTTCAGTCCCTGATAAG AAAAATGCAGGAAGAAGGATTGGATGTACAAACAACTAGAAATGCAGATCACTATGGAGCACTCATCCACCACCTTTCTTTGGTTCGCAATAAGCGCTGTCTAATGGCATATAT GTATAACAGAGCAGAAATTATACGGAGTTTGATATGGAAGGTAGGGCCCGTGCTTCCTCAACAAATTCAAGAGAAGCTCAGTCACACAGAGGAAGAGTATTTTAAGAAACATTCTGGAGCTTTGCAATCATACATGTCGAGACTTGACCTTGATTTAACTGTg GATATGGTGCCACCCAAAGATCCCTACATCCAGGTGAGAGTTCTTGATGATATTGGCGTGGTCCTAAGTGACGATAAGACAACCAATTTTGCTCGCCACTCAATGCACTTTCTTAAACGAACTGATGCTGAGCAATTTATCTCAAGG GGTTTGATGGAGGAGCTCACAAGCTGA
- the LOC126725657 gene encoding uncharacterized protein At1g15400-like, which translates to MAGLQRSAVSFRRQGSSGLVWDDRFISEELNKVNQKDDQEQGQQQELVEKLDIKEVKPSINVGSTNTIERSRSNGGTRGYRTGKVSPAIEPPSPKVSACGFCRAFGNPDKKDGQRTKRGKHRSR; encoded by the coding sequence atGGCTGGTTTGCAAAGATCTGCAGTTTCATTTAGGAGGCAAGGCTCATCAGGGCTTGTGTGGGATGACAGGTTCATATCTGAGGAGCTAAACAAAGTGAACCAAAAAGATGACCAAGAACAAGGGCAACAACAAGAGCTAGTAGAGAAGTTGGATATCAAAGAGGTTAAGCCATCAATAAACGTTGGATCAACCAACACCATCGAGCGCAGCCGATCCAACGGTGGAACACGCGGCTACCGCACTGGAAAGGTGTCTCCGGCCATCGAGCCGCCATCGCCGAAGGTCTCCGCTTGTGGGTTTTGCCGGGCTTTCGGAAATCCGGACAAAAAGGATGGTCAAAGGACAAAGCGTGGTAAGCATAGATCACGATAA